TTTCCCTTTTGCGACAGCTTTTTGTGCTTCAAAAGCATCTGCATCCATCATGTCAACAACGGGGCTATCCTGATCTGATCTCTCTGACATTGCCGCTTGGGTTACATCAATCTCGGGCGCAGAATCATCCTCTCCAAACAAAGCATCAATGTCGCCCTGGCTTTGCTCCTCTCCACTATCAGAAGGATTATCAAACAATGCATCAATATCGCCCTGGCTTTGTTCTTCCCCCCCATCAGAAGGACTGTCAAACAATGCATCAATATCGTCCTGGCTCTGATCATCCCCGCCGCCGGAGGGGCTATCGAACAGAGCATCGATATCATCCTGGCTCTGATCCTCACCACCATCTGAAGGGCTGTCAAACAATGCATCAATGTCATCCTGGCTCTGATCATCCCCGCCGCCCGAGGGGCTATCGAACAGAGCATCGATATCATCCTGGCTCTGGTCTTCACCAGCACCTGAAGCGCTGTCAAACAAAGCGTCTATATTGTCCTGGCTTTGTTCTTCGCCGCCAGAAACCATATTCTTTACATCGTCCTGACTGGTATCCAGTGCTTGCTCCAGACTTTTGGCATCATCAGCTTCCGACTTGGCCAACCAGGTATCACCGCAATTGGCACATCGTACTTTGCGACCGTTTTCCCCCAGATAATTGTCTGGAACCTGATAAGAAGTAGTGCAGTTGGGGCAGGTAATCTTCATGGAAACAGCGCCGCGTTTGACCGATCGACATCAAGCCGTCGATATTTTTCTTTTCCGAATCATCCACAATATAGATTATCAACAACTGGCGCTTTGCCAAGACAGATGCAATCAGGCAATCTCATCCCAATCTTATACGGGAGCGACAGCTTTGATTCGGTTTGAAAATGTAGGATTGCGCTATGGTGTCGGTCGCGAAGTGCTCCGCGATGTCTCCTTTGACATCGGCCCCAACTCCTTCCAGTTTCTTTCCGGTCCTTCCGGTGCGGGAAAAACGTCTCTCTTGCAGCTGATGTTTCTATCATTGAAGCCAAATAGGGGATTGATCAGGGTCTTTGGCAAAGATACTGCACGCCTTGATCATGATGAGTTGGCAGAGTTACGTCGCAATATCGGCTTTGTCTTTCAGGAATTTCGGCTTCTCAATCACCTGACTACATTTGAGAACGTTGCCTTGCCTTTGCGCGTGCAAGGACTGTCCGAGCAGGATTACAGAACAGACGTGAAGGAATTGCTGCAATGGGTGGGACTTGGCCATCGCATGCATGTCTATCCACCCGTCATGTCTGGTGGCGAGAAGCAACGAGCGGCCATCGCACGTGCCCTCATTTCCCGTCCGAAACTACTCTTGGCTGATGAGCCTACCGGTAACGTCGACCCCATTCTGGCACGCCGACTGCTCCGTTTGTTCATCGAACTGCATCGTTCTGGAACTTCTATCGTCATTGCCACCCACGATACCGGTCTCATGGATCAAATTCAGGCTCGCCGAATTGTGCTCAATGACGGCGCTTTGTTCATTTATGACTGATGGAGACCGTTCATGATCAATACTCCATCCAATACCCAGAATTTGTCACAGGGTTCAGGACCGAACCTTGGCCCAAACGGCAACATCCCTCCCATGCCCTCTGCTTCGACACCACCTCCAATGCCGTCGTCCGAACAAAGTGGTGGTATATCTCACGAGCGCTCCAGCAACCCCTTTGCCATTGGCAAAAGACCCGGTCCAATCGTTCCCAAAGGAACAATTGCCGGCCACGCTTTGGTACTAGTTATCGCAATCATGAGTTTTTTGG
The DNA window shown above is from Cohaesibacter gelatinilyticus and carries:
- the ftsE gene encoding cell division ATP-binding protein FtsE; this translates as MIRFENVGLRYGVGREVLRDVSFDIGPNSFQFLSGPSGAGKTSLLQLMFLSLKPNRGLIRVFGKDTARLDHDELAELRRNIGFVFQEFRLLNHLTTFENVALPLRVQGLSEQDYRTDVKELLQWVGLGHRMHVYPPVMSGGEKQRAAIARALISRPKLLLADEPTGNVDPILARRLLRLFIELHRSGTSIVIATHDTGLMDQIQARRIVLNDGALFIYD
- a CDS encoding zinc-ribbon domain-containing protein, with the protein product MKITCPNCTTSYQVPDNYLGENGRKVRCANCGDTWLAKSEADDAKSLEQALDTSQDDVKNMVSGGEEQSQDNIDALFDSASGAGEDQSQDDIDALFDSPSGGGDDQSQDDIDALFDSPSDGGEDQSQDDIDALFDSPSGGGDDQSQDDIDALFDSPSDGGEEQSQGDIDALFDNPSDSGEEQSQGDIDALFGEDDSAPEIDVTQAAMSERSDQDSPVVDMMDADAFEAQKAVAKGKGKTGQDIESAVRKKRHSKGRAKNKTAGDGKNDRLYWLSGGGALVASLMLIVGFFAMPATFVRLSPDFAGLYSMLGMEVNLSGVSLRGVSARLQQKSGTPVISVEADLVNAGGEPVLLPKVELSVLGKDGIELYSWSLEPEGVGLGPGESKTVSSQVAAPVQAKQISLRVTPSK